The following proteins are co-located in the Agromyces laixinhei genome:
- a CDS encoding GNAT family N-acetyltransferase, whose amino-acid sequence MAELRLEDLSASNIVAANTLSLKPGQEQFIAPVTYSAESSVVDPATAWQRVALLDERVVGFIHGNFDPENEHEEFRACIWRINVDAEVQGKGVGRFLATALAEEAKHRGFDRITVLWEPGEEGPEAFFHRIGFTDIGETAYGDIVGALEL is encoded by the coding sequence ATGGCTGAGCTGAGACTGGAAGATCTGTCGGCGTCGAACATCGTGGCGGCGAACACGCTGTCGCTGAAGCCCGGCCAGGAGCAGTTCATCGCTCCCGTGACCTATTCGGCGGAGTCCTCGGTCGTCGACCCGGCCACTGCCTGGCAGCGGGTCGCCCTTCTCGACGAGCGCGTCGTCGGCTTCATCCACGGCAACTTCGACCCCGAGAACGAGCACGAGGAGTTCCGGGCCTGTATCTGGCGCATCAACGTCGACGCCGAGGTGCAGGGCAAGGGCGTCGGCCGCTTCCTCGCGACGGCGCTCGCCGAAGAGGCCAAGCACCGCGGCTTCGACCGCATCACCGTGCTGTGGGAGCCGGGCGAAGAGGGGCCCGAGGCGTTCTTCCACCGCATCGGCTTCACCGACATCGGCGAGACCGCATACGGCGACATCGTCGGCGCGCTCGAGCTCTGA
- a CDS encoding MGMT family protein, translating into MPAPEPAGATPDSTGFVEAVLVVVADIPSGQVATYGDVAALLGSRGARAVGQVMARSGHEVPWWRVVRAGGRPPAGKADRARRHYEAEGTPLRPSKDDDGYRIDLAACRWSA; encoded by the coding sequence GTGCCGGCTCCTGAGCCCGCCGGTGCGACGCCGGACTCGACGGGCTTCGTCGAGGCGGTGCTCGTGGTCGTGGCCGACATCCCCTCGGGGCAGGTCGCGACGTACGGCGATGTCGCGGCCCTGCTCGGTTCTCGCGGCGCGCGTGCCGTGGGACAGGTGATGGCCCGCTCCGGCCACGAGGTGCCCTGGTGGCGGGTCGTACGCGCCGGCGGGCGCCCGCCGGCAGGGAAGGCCGACCGCGCGCGCCGGCACTACGAAGCCGAAGGCACGCCGCTGCGGCCTTCGAAGGATGACGACGGGTACCGGATCGACCTGGCCGCATGCCGATGGTCGGCCTGA
- a CDS encoding TetR/AcrR family transcriptional regulator yields MEQAFLLFLTRGFEATSMADIVHATGASKGAVYHHFASKEELFKAALDRYFVDLVGTDRPVGRDAQGFEDAVRATAASMVDSLAEISSLGADLTAYYRFLFSAIDRHQPEVQAVLAGRLTALTQAAERNANHGAVHTSLDPATLAEMAITTIEGAALLAALEGPDRLDDLINRAVDQFLALVRASER; encoded by the coding sequence TTGGAGCAGGCCTTCCTGCTCTTCCTCACGCGCGGATTCGAGGCCACGAGCATGGCGGACATCGTCCACGCCACGGGCGCATCGAAGGGCGCCGTCTACCACCACTTCGCGAGCAAGGAGGAACTGTTCAAGGCCGCCCTCGACCGATACTTCGTCGACCTCGTGGGAACCGATAGGCCGGTCGGGCGGGACGCACAGGGGTTTGAGGACGCCGTCCGGGCAACTGCGGCCAGCATGGTCGACAGCTTGGCCGAAATCTCATCGCTCGGGGCCGATCTGACCGCGTACTACCGCTTCCTGTTCTCCGCCATCGACCGACACCAGCCGGAAGTTCAGGCCGTACTCGCGGGGCGCCTGACCGCGCTCACCCAGGCTGCGGAACGCAACGCGAACCATGGCGCAGTACACACCAGCCTCGACCCCGCCACCCTCGCCGAAATGGCGATCACCACCATCGAGGGTGCGGCGCTCCTCGCGGCGCTCGAAGGACCAGACCGTCTCGACGACCTCATCAACAGGGCGGTCGACCAATTCCTCGCGCTCGTACGTGCGAGCGAGCGTTGA
- a CDS encoding NADP-dependent isocitrate dehydrogenase, with the protein MSKIKVAGTVVELDGDEMTRIIWQAIKDTLIHPYLDVDLEYYDLSIQKRDETDDQITVDAAHAIQKHGVGVKCATITPDEARVEEFGLKKMWRSPNGTIRNILGGVIFREPIIISNIPRLVPGWNKPIIIGRHAFGDQYRATDFLFKGEGTLTVEFTPNDGGEPQKFEVYQSPGDGIAQVQYNLDASIRDFARASLNYGLSRNFPVYLSTKNTILKAYDGRFKDLFQEIFDTEFKAQFDAAGLTYEHRLIDDMVASAMKWEGGYVWACKNYDGDVQSDTVAQGFGSLGLMTSVLATPDGKVVEAEAAHGTVTRHYRQHQAGKPTSTNPIASIFAWTRGLAHRGKLDGNQELIDFAATLEDVVITTVESGAMTKDLALLVGPEQGYQTTEEFLATLADNLKTRIAG; encoded by the coding sequence TTGTCGAAGATCAAGGTTGCAGGCACCGTCGTCGAGCTCGACGGCGACGAGATGACGCGCATCATCTGGCAGGCCATCAAAGACACGCTCATCCACCCGTACCTCGACGTGGACCTCGAGTACTACGACCTCTCGATCCAGAAGCGCGATGAGACCGACGACCAGATCACGGTCGACGCGGCGCACGCCATCCAGAAGCACGGCGTGGGCGTCAAGTGCGCGACGATCACGCCCGATGAGGCGCGTGTCGAGGAGTTCGGCCTGAAGAAGATGTGGCGTTCGCCGAACGGCACGATCCGCAACATCCTCGGCGGCGTCATCTTCCGCGAGCCGATCATCATCTCGAACATCCCGCGGCTCGTGCCGGGCTGGAACAAGCCGATCATCATCGGCCGTCACGCGTTCGGCGACCAGTACCGCGCCACCGACTTCCTCTTCAAGGGCGAGGGCACCCTCACCGTCGAGTTCACTCCGAACGACGGCGGCGAGCCGCAGAAGTTCGAGGTCTACCAGTCTCCGGGCGACGGAATCGCGCAGGTGCAGTACAACCTCGACGCCTCGATCCGCGACTTCGCCCGCGCCTCGCTGAACTACGGCCTCTCGCGCAACTTCCCCGTGTACCTCTCGACGAAGAACACGATCCTGAAGGCGTACGACGGCCGCTTCAAAGACCTCTTCCAGGAGATCTTCGACACCGAGTTCAAGGCGCAGTTCGACGCTGCCGGCCTCACCTACGAGCACCGCCTCATCGACGACATGGTCGCCTCGGCCATGAAGTGGGAGGGCGGCTACGTCTGGGCCTGCAAGAACTACGACGGCGACGTGCAGTCCGACACCGTGGCACAGGGCTTCGGATCGCTCGGCCTGATGACCTCGGTGCTCGCGACGCCCGACGGCAAGGTCGTCGAGGCCGAGGCGGCGCACGGCACGGTGACCCGTCACTACCGTCAGCACCAGGCCGGCAAGCCGACCTCGACGAACCCGATCGCGTCGATCTTCGCGTGGACGCGCGGCCTCGCGCACCGCGGCAAGCTCGACGGCAACCAGGAGCTCATCGACTTCGCCGCGACCCTCGAAGACGTCGTCATCACGACGGTCGAGTCGGGCGCCATGACGAAAGACCTGGCGCTGCTCGTCGGTCCCGAGCAGGGCTACCAGACGACCGAGGAGTTCCTCGCGACGCTGGCCGACAACCTGAAGACCCGCATCGCCGGGTAG
- a CDS encoding sensor histidine kinase — MAPGRRGRIIKRSIVIALVVAASLMMEISGFLATPESLRREVSWTTLHAIVPLVFAACAGVAWAIGPSRLPARLMVVFPLVWIPLSFLRAIEHVSWLWPFVYGVHLWWAVLTGILVLVYPRGRLIDAVDRWIAGIALVTSVGYLLGVLLLGQPSPEVCDCTPNPYLVADAPGVFAVLDVGYRLIGVVLAIVIAVRLLVRWVRGSVPARTVAFLMPVALIAWVVTLATQAAAYASGSADLVVDTVSLVAIASIPVSFVAGIAHARNMRARVADLMRITREGADRGLWAESLARTLRDASVRVYWWDEERAGYADASGEPLDDGPGSRRADHGLLPVSSPTGVPIAVIRHDRVLTDNMRLLDGVSSALRLSVDNGRLRSEIERTLEQVRESRSRIVEAGDEARRRIERDLHDGAQQQLVSLGMRLRLAANQARDRGVEPVGVELDATIAMLNQALRELRELAHGIHPSLLSSGGLALAVPELAGRCPVPIEIDVQPEGRLPEVVESTAYFAVSEALANIAKHAGATRGWVRAALVGDELELVVRDNGVGGASHGGSGMLGIADRVDAVGGRFHLDSPPGAGTTITIRIPLGRGGLVP; from the coding sequence ATGGCGCCCGGCCGCAGAGGCCGGATCATCAAGCGCTCGATCGTCATCGCGCTCGTCGTCGCTGCGAGCCTCATGATGGAGATCTCGGGGTTTCTCGCGACCCCCGAATCGCTCAGGCGCGAGGTGTCGTGGACGACGCTGCACGCGATCGTGCCGCTCGTGTTCGCGGCGTGTGCGGGCGTGGCGTGGGCGATCGGCCCATCGCGGTTGCCCGCCCGCCTCATGGTGGTGTTCCCGCTCGTCTGGATTCCGCTCTCGTTCCTTCGAGCCATCGAGCACGTGTCGTGGCTCTGGCCCTTCGTCTACGGCGTGCACCTGTGGTGGGCGGTGCTCACCGGCATCCTCGTGCTCGTCTATCCGCGCGGCCGGCTCATCGACGCCGTCGACCGCTGGATCGCGGGTATCGCGCTCGTCACCTCGGTCGGTTACCTCCTCGGGGTGCTGCTGCTCGGCCAGCCCTCGCCCGAGGTCTGCGACTGCACTCCCAACCCGTATCTCGTGGCCGACGCGCCGGGCGTGTTCGCCGTGCTCGACGTCGGCTACCGTCTCATCGGCGTCGTGCTCGCGATCGTCATCGCCGTGCGGCTGCTCGTGCGATGGGTCCGCGGCAGCGTGCCGGCGCGCACGGTGGCCTTCCTCATGCCGGTCGCGCTCATCGCCTGGGTGGTCACGCTCGCGACGCAGGCTGCGGCCTACGCCTCGGGAAGCGCCGACCTCGTGGTCGACACCGTCTCGCTCGTGGCGATCGCCTCCATCCCGGTGAGCTTCGTCGCCGGCATCGCCCACGCCCGCAACATGCGCGCCCGGGTCGCCGACCTCATGCGCATCACGCGCGAGGGTGCCGACCGAGGCCTCTGGGCCGAATCGCTGGCCCGAACCCTGCGCGACGCGTCCGTGCGCGTCTACTGGTGGGACGAGGAACGGGCCGGGTACGCGGATGCCTCGGGGGAGCCGCTCGACGACGGCCCGGGCAGCCGGCGCGCCGACCACGGCCTGCTGCCCGTCTCCTCGCCGACCGGGGTGCCCATCGCCGTGATCCGCCACGACCGGGTGCTCACCGACAACATGCGCCTGCTCGACGGCGTCTCGAGCGCACTGCGCCTCTCGGTCGACAACGGTCGGCTGCGCTCCGAGATCGAGCGCACGCTCGAACAGGTGCGCGAGTCGCGGAGCCGCATCGTCGAGGCCGGCGACGAGGCACGGCGCCGCATCGAGCGCGACCTGCACGACGGGGCGCAGCAGCAGCTCGTCTCGCTCGGCATGCGCCTGCGGCTTGCGGCGAACCAGGCCCGCGACCGCGGTGTCGAACCGGTCGGCGTCGAACTCGACGCCACGATCGCGATGCTGAATCAGGCGCTCAGAGAGCTGCGGGAGCTCGCGCACGGCATCCACCCGTCGCTGCTGTCGTCGGGCGGGCTCGCGCTCGCGGTGCCCGAACTCGCCGGCCGGTGCCCCGTGCCGATCGAGATCGACGTGCAGCCAGAGGGACGCCTGCCGGAGGTGGTCGAGTCGACGGCGTACTTCGCGGTCTCCGAGGCGCTCGCGAACATCGCCAAGCACGCCGGGGCGACGCGGGGGTGGGTGCGTGCCGCCCTCGTCGGCGACGAGCTCGAGCTCGTCGTGCGCGACAACGGGGTCGGCGGAGCATCGCACGGCGGCAGCGGCATGCTGGGCATCGCTGACCGAGTCGACGCCGTGGGGGGTCGGTTCCACCTCGACAGTCCGCCGGGTGCGGGCACGACGATCACCATTCGGATCCCGCTCGGCCGCGGCGGACTCGTGCCGTAG